The genomic stretch GCTCTCCATTCTCCCCAAGGTTGAACGAGAGGGCGTCCTCTACATTCCGCCTCCCAAGGAGCAAATCCCTTGGCTTCTTCCCAGGGGTGAGGAGGTGCTTAAACTCTATGACCTTCAAGAGGTGCTTCCCCAAAGGGAGAGGGACGGGGCGCTCTACGATGATCTGCTGACCTACCACAAGGCAATCTCAGAGTTGCCGGGAGAGGAATACTACGACCTGATCGTTGCCTGGGTCCTACACACCTACCTTTTGGAACCCGTCCAGTATTCTCCGATCATTTGTCTTTTTGCCGTGCCGGAGAGGGGGAAGAGCAGAACCGGCAAGGGGATGATCCATGTTGCCTATCGGGGTATCCATGTTGAGTCTCTAAGGGATGCCTATTTGGTGCGGGTTGCTAATAACCTCGGAGCCTCTCTCTTTTTCGATGTGAAAGACATCTGGCAAAAGGCGGAGAAGAATGGGAGTGAGGACATCCTGCTCCACCGTTTCGAGAAGGGGGCCAAGGTGCCCAGGGTCCTATACCCAGAGCGGGGGGCGCACCAGGATATTGTCTACTACTCCATATTCGGGCCAACGATCATTGGCACAAATGAAGGGGTCCACCGAATCCTTGAGACCAGAGCCGTTCACATCCATATGCCGGAAACGAGCAGGCGGTTTGAGAACGATGTAACGCCGGAGCTTGCTCTACCTTTAAAAGAACGATTGATAGCCTTTCGGGCAAAACACCTTGGGGAGACCCTTGCCGACATCCCGAAGCCTGCCGCCGGAAGGCTGGGGGACATCCTCAAGCCCCTCCAGCAGATCATCCGCCTGGTCAAGCCGGAGCGAGAGTTGTCTTTCTTAAGACTAATCAGGCAGATTGAATCGGAAAAGCTGATCGAAAAGGCGGACAGCTTGGAGGCTCAGATCCTTGCCGTTCTGATAGGACTGCAGGATCAGGTACAAAGTGGAATGCTTCCCGTGAAAAGGATCACCGATACCTTTAACGAGGGTAAGCCTGAAAAGAGCCAGCTGACCTATCAAAGAATTGGCAGGAGGCTCTCCGCCATGGGGTTCAAAAAAGTTAAGGCCAGCGACGGAGCCTCCGCAATCGTCTGGGACGACGAGAGTATAGAGCGGATGAAGGAGACATACGGCTTGCGAAAAACATCAGAAACATCAGATAGGTCAGAAATCTCAGCGTGGTCCCCTGATGATACTGACGTTTCTGACGATACTGATGTTTTTCGGAGCCCATTTTAGGGAGGGGTTCCCACTATGGATAAACAGGCACTCAAAGAGCAGATAGCAAGCCTTGATCCAAAGACTCACAAGGCGCTGAAGGATGCTCTGATGACCGAATACGGCCGCCTTGCCGGCGAAAAGGGAGAGGCAAGGGCTCAGTCCAAGCAGACCCCCGATCCCTTCGCCGAGATCTTCAGGAAGGCGGTGGATGAACTTAGCCGCCGGTATATGGATGGCACACTTGACTACATCCAAAAACGTCATCCTGACCTGTACCAGAAAACGAACCAGGCAGAGGACAGGCTAAATGAGGCATGGAAGGCAGGTCTTCAAGAAAAGGCAGGGATTGAGGAGTTTCGGGAGGTCTTGAAGGACTGGTATTTCCTGCACCTTCAGGGGATAGAAATCTACTCCCAAGAGCAGCTCCGGCAAGAGAAATGATGCACGATGGCGACAAAGCTTATTCCTACCCGAACTGCTGGCTTTTTAGTGGTGTGCTCTCAAAAAGCCTGGCCCGAAGGGGGCGAGGGATAAAGAAAGGAGGAAAAGATGGAACACATAGGTTCAATTTTAAACAGGTGTACGCGCTGTTGGGGGGTAAATCAGGGTGTGTGCAAGACAAGACGTTGTTTTTTCGATAAGCCCGTGGAAGAAAATTCTGAGCGACTACGAGTAAGAAGTATTTTTAACGTGTTACAGAAACCCCTGAAAAGGCGATGAATACCAGCAAACGAGGAGCAATCACAGTCAAATTTAGCGCTTTTTGGGGTTAAAAACTTGCCGGTCTGAGGCCAAAAAACATATGATTACTTCTAGGTAACAATACAGAGGGTAAATGAAAAATGCGTATTTGTGACCTTATACAAGGCCCTTTTATCAATACTCAAGAACACCTGAGAGCGACTTGCTGCTCGAATGATGCCTGGAAGATCGCTCATTTTTGCACATTTTCGCTCAAAACACGAAAGGATGAACACCCATGGGCTTAAATCCCAGACAAGAAAGAGGTTTGGCGGCCTTACTTTCTGCTCCAACTTTGGGAGCTGCGGCGGCAGAGGCAAACGTTAGCGTCGCCACATTGCGGCGCTGGTTGCGCACACCTGAATTCATTCGGGCATATGCTCAGCTGCGCTCCGAAATAAATCGTGTGACTGTCGTGCGCCTTCAGAATGCCTCACGTTGGGCAGTGGACACACTGTGCACAGCGCTTGTTGCGGAATCAACCCCCCCTGCGGTGAAGGTAAGTGCGGCAAAGGCCATTCTGGAGTATGCCTTCAGGTCAACAGAGCAACTGGATCTTCTTGAGCGTGTCGAGATGTTGGAACGCCTGATTGAGGAGAGCAGACAATGAGCCGCTTTGCCAGAAACAAAGTGAAACACCTTGAGGAATGTTGCAGCGGTCCGCAGATCCCGAGGGTCTTGGTTGTGATGGAGCATGAGGCCGAAGAGGCTATAGCGGAATGGCAGCGAAGGTACGGCGACTTACATCCCCAAGACTCTGCGCACCGTCTCATAATAATCACCATTAGCAACAGGGAGACGCCCTTGCCGAAAGCACCCGATTCCAAGGCGGAGACCCAAAGAAGTAGAAGGGTGAAAAGATGCCAGCGCAGTTGTGCTGTACGCCCTAGAAAGTAGGTCTTACTTCCGGTTGTCGGATGGGACCCTTAGTCTCCCCTCCACTTTCTTTTCCCCTCAAAGATGTTTTTGTCGTCTCCGGGAGTTGCGTAAGGCTTCCTGTACGAACTGGATGGACATTACGGTCCTGACATGCACCTTTGGAACATCATGAGTTCTCAAGGCTGCACTGTGTTCGGCCCGCCACCTACCCCTTTGATCTGCCTGAGCCATAGCCCTAGCTCATGGGGGTATCTTGGGCTGGGGCAAACAGTGAAGCACCAGCAGGACCGCAAGGAGAGAGCCGAAATGGCAATGCGTAAAGAGCATATTCCTGTTACCAACAATTTGACAAGAATCTAAAGCCATGGTACATGGTTGGCGCTATTGGAGATAGAACCTTGGCCGAGCCCCGGCCCCCGTCCTCCAAGGTGATACCCACGGGTGGAAGGGGCTCCAAGGACCGAATCAGGCCAAGCCCAGGACGTATCTTGACCTTTGGTGGGTGCACTCGCCAGTGCCGAATGTTCGTTCAAAGTATGTTCGCGTCGCGCTGCGCGCGCCGCGAATGGCGAGCTGCCCGACTGTGACTACGGCCAGCGACTGAAAACCCTCTTGGCGCGCGCTGATTCGCGCGCCTCGAACCAGTCGCTGGACCGGTCACTGGCGTTCGTTGCTCGCGCCTGCGGCGCGGCACCTCCCGCCACCGCCGGTCAGCTCGCCGTTGGGCGCACTAGAAGAGTAATCAAAGGAGATGCTAATAATGCACCAAAACGAAGTAGTTGTTGCATTTGACATAGTGTTGGAAGAAATTGAAAATGCTATTGCAGCGCTTAACCGCGAAGGCGCCCAAGCATTTGAAAGCGGAAAATACGACGTGGCTCGCGATCTTATGGAAAAAGGGTCGCAGATGACCGGTTTCAGGAGTCGCGTTAAGGACTTGCAAAAAGAATGGCTCAATATATTCGCAGCTGTTATCCCGCAGAAATCACGTAAACGTAAGGCGTCTCGTTACAAGAAATTGCAGCATGGCCTACGGACACCTGAAGACGAATTTCGAATTCCGATTCTACAATCCCTAGTTGAGTTAGGTGGCTCTGCTCCCATGAATGATGTGCTTGACAAAGTGGAGACGTTGATGAGGCCCAAGCTAAACGCTTATGACCACCAGACCTTGCCATCTGACCCCACTATTCCACGCTGGCGGAACACCGCCCAATGGGCACGAGCTGCTATGGTGAAAGAGGGATTACTTTCTTCCGCTTCTCCTCGTGGAGTATGGGAGATAACAGATAGCGGTAGAAGATTCCTGGAGCAACACAAATAGTGCGCCCAACATGCGCTTCCAGCGGACGCTCGCTCCGCTCGCGCCGCTGAAGCGCAAGCCGTGGCCAAAGAGATAAAGGGCAAGAGATTATGGCAAGTCAAGTAAAGAGCTTGTGGCGTATTATCTCCGTCTTTTTCGGTTTGCTACTTTCCGTTTGGAAACTCATACTCCTTCTCGGCGGAATCTTCACCCTCTGTGTCGGATGTCTGATGTTGTTTGATGGAAAATGTTTTTCTGAGTCGGTTTACGTTGCATTCATAACTTTTCTCACCATTGGATACACGGATCTTGCACCAGTCTCGACTATCGCTCGAATAGCATGCGTCATCCTTGGATTTGCTGGTATTGCCTTTATGGGAATTGTTGTTGCTGCTACCATCAAAGCCATAGAAAAATCATGAAGGGGGTAAGCTATGGCGGACGAACTCCCTGAAGTTATAAAGAAGTCTGTTAAGGAGGCAATACATGAGT from bacterium encodes the following:
- a CDS encoding potassium channel family protein, with translation MASQVKSLWRIISVFFGLLLSVWKLILLLGGIFTLCVGCLMLFDGKCFSESVYVAFITFLTIGYTDLAPVSTIARIACVILGFAGIAFMGIVVAATIKAIEKS
- a CDS encoding winged helix-turn-helix domain-containing protein, which produces MHQNEVVVAFDIVLEEIENAIAALNREGAQAFESGKYDVARDLMEKGSQMTGFRSRVKDLQKEWLNIFAAVIPQKSRKRKASRYKKLQHGLRTPEDEFRIPILQSLVELGGSAPMNDVLDKVETLMRPKLNAYDHQTLPSDPTIPRWRNTAQWARAAMVKEGLLSSASPRGVWEITDSGRRFLEQHK